A portion of the Carya illinoinensis cultivar Pawnee chromosome 11, C.illinoinensisPawnee_v1, whole genome shotgun sequence genome contains these proteins:
- the LOC122281873 gene encoding amino acid transporter AVT1I-like codes for MSSDLGTPLTSQRTGSSSLNACYNVTNAFLGISLLTVPYALSRGGWLSLVFFFLIAALTFYTGILLKRCMDADPSIRHYLDIAERAFGKRGRLIVSIIMSSELFLIGIGLLILEVDNLEKLFPHFALKIGTLIISGRCSFVIITALVILPSMLLSDLSILSYVSAMGVFTCVVIVGSIFYVGALGGVGFQAKGTWLNVDGIPTAVSLYIVCFGGHPAVPSIYISMRERCNFSKVLLSSYSLTTLTYMLTAVVGYLMYGDNVESQITLNLPSGEVGAKVAIYSTLLIPITKYALVITPVATAFERELSTNYKNSRPLRMIIRIVLLTSTAIVAHVFPYFENLMAIIGSIFVVAASFVLPCLCYLKIAVSLNGWRSKFMGVVAIIVFGSVAGILGTYSAFVDLLQNV; via the exons ATGTCAAGTGACTTAGGGACACCACTAACTAGTCAAAGGACTGGATCGAGTTCCTTGAATGCATGCTACAATGTAACAAACGCGTTCTTAG GAATCAGTTTACTAACAGTCCCTTATGCACTCTCAAGAGGAGGGTGGTTGAGCTTGGTGTTCTTTTTCTTAATTGCCGCTTTGACTTTTTACACTGGCATTTTGCTAAAGAGATGTATGGATGCTGATCCATCAATTAGACACTACCTGGACATTGCTGAACGAGCATTTGGTAAAAGAGGTAGACTAATAGTCTCAATCATCATGAGCTCTGAGTTGTTCCTTATTGGAATAGGGCTTTTGATTCTAGAAGTCGACAACTTAGAGAAGTTGTTTCCACATTTTGCGCTCAAGATTGGTACACTGATAATCAGTGGAAGATGCTCATTTGTCATCATTACAGCACTAGTTATCTTGCCCTCTATGCTCTTATCTGACTTGAGTATACTATCTTATGTCTCTGCCATGGGAGTGTTTACTTGCGTTGTCATAGTTGGCTCCATTTTCTACGTTGGTGCACTTGGTGGAGTTGGATTTCAAGCAAAGGGAACGTGGTTAAATGTGGATGGCATTCCTACTGCAGTTAGCTTATATATTGTTTGCTTTGGCGGACATCCTGCGGTCCCTTCAATATACATTTCCATGCGAGAAAGATGTAATTTCAGCAAG GTTTTATTGTCTAGTTACAGTCTCACAACGCTAACTTACATGCTAACAGCTGTTGTGGGGTATCTCATGTATGGAGACAACGTAGAATCACAAATAACTCTGAATCTACCAAGTGGAGAAGTTGGTGCAAAAGTGGCTATATATTCCACTTTGCTGATTCCAATTACAAAGTATGCATTAGTGATAACCCCAGTTGCAACTGCCTTTGAACGTGAGCTATCTACAAATTACAAGAATTCGAGACCTTTACGAATGATTATCCGAATCGTATTGCTTACAAGCACAGCAATTGTGGCACATGTATTTCCATATTTTGAGAACCTCATGGCCATCATTGGTTCTATATTTGTTGTGGCAGCTTCATTTGTACTCCCATGCTTGTGCTATTTGAAGATTGCTGTTTCACTCAATGGTTGGAGAAGTAAGTTTATGGGTGTTGTAGCAATAATAGTATTTGGAAGTGTAGCAGGAATTTTAGGGACCTATTCAGCCTTTGTTGACCTTTTACAAAATGTTTAG